Proteins from one Plodia interpunctella isolate USDA-ARS_2022_Savannah chromosome 3, ilPloInte3.2, whole genome shotgun sequence genomic window:
- the LOC128683723 gene encoding microsomal glutathione S-transferase 1, whose protein sequence is MSSFIFSFDDPAVQSYAFYSGVLALKTLGMSVLTAKVRHSKKVVANEEDAKLDKKAVIKFDDPDVERVRRAHLNDLENIPAFWLLGGLYLTTGPPASTAINLFRVYTAGRIVHTLVYAIKPLPQPARGIAYGIPFFIMVFMGVKVIIYYSKSL, encoded by the coding sequence ATGTCGTCgttcatattttcatttgatgATCCAGCTGTGCAATCATATGCATTTTACTCAGGGGTATTAGCTCTGAAAACACTTGGCATGTCTGTGTTGACGGCTAAAGTTCGTCACAGTAAGAAAGTGGTAGCTAACGAAGAAGATGCCAAATTGGATAAAAAAgcagtaataaaatttgatgacCCTGATGTTGAAAGAGTAAGGCGCGCACATCTAAACGACCTTGAAAATATACCGGCTTTTTGGTTGTTGGGTGGATTATATTTAACAACGGGACCACCGGCTTCAACAGCGATTAATCTCTTCCGTGTGTATACAGCAGGTCGTATAGTTCATACTCTAGTTTATGCTATAAAGCCACTGCCGCAACCAGCTCGCGGTATCGCATACGGcataccattttttattatggtctTCATGGGTGTGaaggtaattatttattattctaagtccctataa
- the PolD1 gene encoding DNA polymerase delta catalytic subunit — MDKRKSVKGPPPKRFKSRDDDDENDTPCSFEEQLAGMECEFDSPSADVFGEGPEIKVTNMKWARPTPPEFNPQSDKLVFQQLDIDNYHGQPIQGMPGSQLGPVPIMRMYGITTQENSICCHVHGFTPYFYVTVPLNFTESTCNEMKQNLNRAVLEDLRSNKDELKEAVLEVRLVKARSIMYYKGDTDITFARVSVALPKLIAACKRLIERQPTSFCLMDPSFYETNIDFDIRFMVDTSVVGCSWIEIPAGKWSLRTKNSAIKPESRCQIEVDVAWNAFIAHQPEGEWSKVAPIRILSFDIECAGRKGIFPEPNHDPVIQIASMVIRQGETEPYLRNVFTLNTCAPIVGSQVLSFQTESEMLGKWAEFFRELDPDIITGYNISNFDWPYLINRAKYLKVNNFDYLGRIKNVRSVIKDSILQSKQMGRRENKSINFEGRVPFDLLLVLVRDYKLRSYTLNAVSYHFLQVQKEDVHHSIITDLQNENEQTRRRLAMYCLKDAYLPLKLLNKLMCIVNYMEMARVTGVPLLCLLTRGQQIKVVSQLLRKAKDAGYLMPAYHGQGSDDQFEGATVIEPKRGYYADPISTLDFASLYPSIMMAHNLCYTTLVPPNMHKEFDADDVTTTPSKNMFVKANVRKGLLPEILESLLAARKKAKADLKEETDPFKRSVLDGRQLALKISANSVYGFTGAQVGKLPCLEISGSVTAYGRTMIEFTKSEVEKKYTKSNGYKEDAVVIYGDTDSVMVKFGVKTLEESMELGKDAAEFVSSKFVKPIKLEFEKVYYPYLLINKKRYAGLYFTKPDKYDKMDCKGIETVRRDNCPLVSNMMSTCLQKLLIDRDPDGAVNYAKQIISDLLCNRIDISQLVITKELTKNDYAAKQAHVELANKMKKRDPGTAPKLGDRVPYVLTCAAKNTPAYMKAEDPIYVLENSVPIDFNYYMENQLSKPLLRIFEPILGDKAESLLLKGEHTRTKAMVTSKVGALAAFTKKKEKCIGCKTVLPDNTKKALCNHCLDKEGQLYITEVFKLRQLQEKFSRLWTECQRCQESLHEEVLCTNRDCTIFYMRKKMGMELDTQEKNVLRFGEPIW; from the coding sequence ATGGACAAAAGAAAATCAGTTAAAGGTCCGCCACCAAAGAGATTCAAGTCGCGGGACGATGACGATGAAAACGATACGCCTTGTAGTTTTGAAGAACAATTGGCTGGAATGGAATGTGAATTTGACTCGCCAAGCGCTGACGTCTTCGGTGAAGGACCTGAAATCAAAGTCACCAATATGAAATGGGCTAGGCCCACCCCTCCTGAATTTAATCCACAAAGCGATAAACTTGTATTTCAACAATTGGATATTGATAATTATCATGGTCAACCGATACAAGGTATGCCTGGATCACAACTTGGCCCTGTGCCTATAATGAGAATGTATGGAATCACTACTCAAGAAAATTCAATATGTTGTCATGTCCATGGTTTTACTCCTTATTTCTATGTAACAGTACCACTGAACTTTACTGAATCAACatgtaatgaaatgaaacaaaatttgaatagagCCGTGTTAGAAGATTTACGATCTAATAAAGATGAATTAAAAGAAGCAGTATTGGAAGTGAGGCTTGTTAAAGCCCGATCAATTATGTATTACAAAGGGGATACTGACATAACATTTGCAAGAGTCTCTGTAGCGCTTCCAAAATTAATTGCTGCTTGTAAGAGACTGATTGAAAGACAACCTACATCATTTTGTTTAATGGATCCATCTTTTTATGAGACTAACATTGACTTTGATATAAGATTCATGGTTGACACATCAGTTGTTGGTTGTAGTTGGATAGAAATCCCAGCTGGAAAATGGTCTTTGAGAACAAAAAATTCAGCAATCAAACCAGAATCTAGATGTCAAATTGAAGTTGATGTAGCATGGAATGCATTTATTGCTCACCAGCCAGAGGGTGAATGGTCTAAAGTTGCACCGATACGAATTTTAAGCTTTGATATTGAATGTGCTGGTCGAAAAGGTATTTTTCCAGAACCTAACCATGACCCTGTTATTCAAATTGCATCTATGGTAATTAGACAGGGAGAAACTGAACCTTACCTGCGAAATGTCTTTACTTTGAATACTTGTGCCCCTATAGTAGGATCCCAAGTGCTTAGCTTTCAGACAGAGTCGGAAATGCTTGGGAAATGGGCAGAGTTCTTTCGTGAATTGGATCCTGATATAATAACTGGCTATAATATAAGCAACTTTGATTGGCCTTATCTTATAAATAGAGCTAAGTATTTgaaagttaataattttgattatttaggacgtattaaaaatgtcagatCTGTAATTAAGGACTCTATTCTTCAGTCCAAACAAATGGGCCGCCGAgagaataaaagtattaattttgaaggtAGAGTCCCTTTTGATTTACTCTTAGTGTTGGTTAGAGACTATAAATTGCGTTCATACACATTAAATGCTGTTAGTTACCACTTCTTACAAGTCCAAAAAGAAGATGTACATCACAGCATTATCACAGATTTGCAGAATGAAAATGAACAAACAAGGAGAAGATTGGCAATGTACTGCCTCAAAGATGCTTATttacctttaaaattattaaacaaactgatgtgtattgttaattatatGGAAATGGCAAGAGTAACTGGTGTTCCCTTGCTATGTTTGCTTACTAGAGgtcaacaaataaaagtagtCAGTCAACTACTAAGAAAAGCTAAAGATGCTGGTTATTTAATGCCAGCATACCATGGCCAAGGATCAGATGACCAGTTTGAAGGAGCTACTGTCATTGAACCGAAAAGAGGTTATTATGCTGATCCTATATCTACTCTAGATTTCGCATCTTTGTACCCTAGCATTATGATGGctcataatttatgttatacaACTTTGGTTCCTCCAAATATGCACAAAGAATTTGATGCTGATGATGTGACAACTACTCcatctaaaaatatgtttgttaaagCAAATGTGAGAAAAGGGTTACTTCCAGAGATTTTGGAATCTTTACTTGCAGCCAGAAAAAAAGCAAAGGCAGATTTAAAGGAAGAAACAGATCCTTTCAAAAGGTCTGTTCTGGATGGCAGACAGTTAGCATTAAAAATTAGTGCTAACTCTGTATATGGATTTACTGGTGCTCAGGTTGGAAAATTACCTTGTTTAGAGATTTCAGGTAGTGTGACAGCTTATGGGCGAACTATGATAGAGTTTACAAAGTCTGAAGTAGAAAAGAAATACACAAAAAGCAATGGATACAAAGAAGATGCTGTGGTAATATATGGTGACACAGATTCTGTAATGGTCAAATTTGGAGTAAAAACACTTGAAGAGAGCATGGAACTTGGCAAAGATGCTGCCGAATTTGTATCATCGAAGTTTGTTAAACCTATTAAGttagaatttgaaaaagtCTACTATccatacttacttataaataaaaaaagatatgcTGGTCTCTATTTTACGAAGCCCgataaatatgacaaaatgGATTGTAAAGGTATTGAAACAGTAAGACGAGACAACTGTCCTCTGGTTTCAAACATGATGAGCACTTGTCTTCAAAAATTACTCATAGACAGAGATCCAGATGGGGCTGTAAACTATgctaaacaaataatatcagATTTGTTGTGTAATCGCATTGACATATCTCAATTGGTTATAACAAAAGAACTTACAAAGAATGATTATGCTGCTAAGCAAGCGCATGTAGAATTAgctaataaaatgaaaaaacgtGACCCTGGTACAGCACCCAAACTTGGTGATAGGGTACCATATGTTTTAACATGTGCTGCAAAAAATACTCCAGCATACATGAAAGCTGAAGACCCAATATATGTTCTAGAAAACAGTGTTCCTATAGATTTCAATTATTACATGGAGAATCAACTGTCAAAACCACTGTTAAGAATCTTTGAACCTATTCTGGGCGATAAAGCTGAATCCCTTCTTCTAAAAGGAGAACACACTAGAACTAAAGCTATGGTTACATCTAAAGTTGGAGCATTGGCTGCTTTCactaaaaagaaagaaaaatgcaTAGGTTGTAAAACAGTTTTGCCTGATAATACAAAGAAAGCTCTCTGCAATCATTGTTTAGACAAAGAAGGTCAATTGTATATAACTGAAGTATTCAAATTAAGACAACTTCAAGAAAAATTCTCTAGGCTTTGGACAGAATGTCAAAGATGCCAGGAGAGTTTACACGAAGAGGTGTTGTGTACAAATAGAGATTGCACAATTTTTTACATGAGGAAAAAGATGGGAATGGAACTTGATACCCAAGAAAAAAACGTTCTGAGATTTGGTGAACCAATATGGtag
- the LOC128683575 gene encoding pleckstrin homology domain-containing family A member 3-like, which yields MEGILWKWTNFWNGWQTRWFILENGILSYYKSQEEVNQGCKGSVKVSVCQINVNNLDNLRLDLVIPGQQHMYLRAPSPPDRQKWLVALGSAKACVDSKEIKVAILEDTNSLGHKKSELQLYCDLMMQQVHEIKSAASAEGGPELQKIEDASSLLTATCDTFVRTLEDIMKLANTPSSVPYEMPVPNLVNKSNGPNKVPRQSISRSLSQENR from the exons ATGGAAGGAATCTTATGGAAATGGACAAATTTTTGGAATG GTTGGCAAACCAGATGGTTTATATTGGAAAATGGCATCCTTTCTTATTATAAATCACAAGAAGAAGTAAATCAAGGATGCAAAGGTTCAGTGAAAGTATCTGTTTGTCAGATAAATG tcaACAATTTGGACAATTTGAGGTTAGATCTAGTTATACCTGGGCAGCAACACATGTACCTAAGAGCACCATCACCTCCGGACCGTCAAAAGTGGCTTGTAGCATTAGGCAGTGCCAAGGCTTGTGTTGATTCTAAAGAAATTAAAG TTGCCATATTAGAGGATACAAACTCTTTAGGCCATAAAAAGTCGGAATTGCAGCTCTACTGCGACCTAATGATGCAACAAGTCCATGAGATAAAAAGTGCTGCTTCAGCTGAAGGTGGACCAGAATTACag AAGATCGAAGATGCATCAAGTCTTCTGACCGCTACCTGTGATACATTTGTCAGGACTTTAGAAGACATTATGAAACTTGCGAACACCCCATCAAGTGTACCATATGAAATGCCTGTACCCAACTTAGTTAATAAATCCAATGGCCCCAACAAAGTACCACGACAAAGTATAAGCAGATCTTTATCTCAAGAAAATAGATGA